The DNA segment AAAGTATCTCTTTATCAAGTACTCCTTCTAATTTTTCATACCAGTCTCTTCCCTCTATAATCTCTGACGTCAATTTCTATTCCATCCCCTTATAGAATTCATTAATCCATTCTATTTCTTCCGTTGGTAATGACGTATTTGCGACTTTATTATGCACTCCATGATTAAGTGAACCACTCAGATATTCTTGTTCATATTTTTGCATTTGTTTAGCCATTATTTCATGAGTCTCTCTAAAGGCTGCCTCATCAAAGTAATGCTCATATACCTTTATTGTTTCAGGATCTTTCCACTTTATATAATTTATTAATTCTTTTTTCTTCATTTCAATTTGACTACTATCACTAGCAGTCTCGTAGATACTTCTAATCATACTAGTAACAAACCAATGCCGAGTTTTGTGTATATTCATTTTTATTTTTGCTTGCTCTGTTATCTTTATCCAATGGTAATAAAAAGTTCGATAGTTATAAGGATCACCATTCCTGGTAAGGAAAATCAATTCATTATCCGATAGTTTAGTGAAAGTTTGTTTATTATAAGCGTGTGTTTTTCTCTCACCATTAACATACCTTATCAAAAGTTTTAATAGATCTTGAGAAAATCTAAGGAACTTAGTTCTTTTTTTCTCACTCCCTTTATTATGAGTAGCGATTTCATATTGATTAATACGCTGTCTATAATCTCCAAGTGTGAGTTCAAGTATTTCACTTACTCTTGCTCCCGTTTCAAAAAGCATTCTTATAATCACTTCGTCTCTTAGAGACCATCCAATCTGTGAACCGGCTCTATAAATAATATAAGGAAGATCTTGATCTGCAATAATACTAGGCTTCCATTCAGTTGCTACTAGCTTAAAATATGAATCAGAATATTTTCGATAAGAAGGCGAGGAGGGTATTTCTGTACCTGCTATTTTTGGAAGGCGTGGCTTGTTCTCACGCATGCTTAAAGAGGTTTTATTCCCAATCTTGATATTGTATTCAGCATCAATTAAAGGGTTTTGAAAAGTATATAATTTTAGATGTAATGCAGTCTTGTAAAAGGATTTTATAGCTGCTAAAAAGTGATTAATGGTTTGTGGACTTTTTCTTGTCATGATAACTAATTGAAAATCTTCCTTAGATCGTAACTTGCATCCCAGTTTATAGATCAGATAATCTTCAATCGCTGCTCTTACAGCTAAGTGATTATCGGACCACTTGACTCTTACCCCTTGATAGTTACTACTTATAGATAGCCACGAAAAGAACCTCTCTAAGGCTTTTAAGTATGATAAAGCAGTGCCCTCACTAATTCTTTTCTGTTGATAGTAATAAAACTTTGTCAAGGGTAGAAAGGGTTCTTTGTCCTGAGTAAAGACTAGCAATGAATATTTACTCTGCACGTTTTTCGGGCATTTGATATGATAATATTCGCTGGCTATATTACCCCTCCTTAATGTGTCATATTATATAAGATCACTTTAATTTTAGATTACATTGAGAATATATTCCACTAAATATTACACTGTATTTTGTACATATGTCTATGCGTTAATGTTGTATTATCCGATGCCCCTGACTTCTTTGAGACACTTACAATATCTCTAAATTGTATCTGAATAACTGATAATAAGGAACTTCCTCTACAGACAAAATGGAACTATAAATTATTGGCAGTATTAACTTATCATATTCTTTATCCTTCCAACTACGTGCTTCTTCAACTAGTTCGTGTACGATTCCCTCTTTATCGAGGAAAATTATTCCAGATAAAAATTGAACCATTGACATTGTGCTTCTGTCTTTAAAATCCTCTTTAAAATAGCTTCTGATTTGCTTAGGTGGATTTATAAAGTACTCAATCAGGTAACCATTCACATATAAATTGCCACGTTCTCTCCAATCACAGTTATCACTAAGAATGATATGGACATCTATATCTGACCGTTTCGATGGACTTCCAGTAATATAGCTTCCACAAACTAATATACCGATAAGCATTAGAACTGTTTCTTGAGACCTGGAAACAACAACATAAAGATGTTTCCCAGGATTTCATTGACTCACCTCACTTTTTCAGGGGTTTCGGATAACTCTAAAAATGTTATCATTTAATGTTAAATTATCCAATGTTTACTTTTATTTGATATGTCAATTAATGATCAAGTACGTGCAGCTGTATAGATAAATACTAATTTGTATTTTGTACATATGTCTATAAATCAATAGCCCAATATCACCTGTTCTAGTTTCTTGATGATTTTCACTATGAATTATGATACCTACCCACTCCACAATTTGAGCTTAATTTGAAATTAACATAAGCAACTTACTTCCAGCCCAAAGTAAATAACCAATTGGGGTGATGATATACATTGAGCGTTCCAAACCTGTTAATGACCTTTGTCTTTTAATTCTTCTTAAGTGTAGGTAATAAAAAAAGGAACCAACGAGTAATAAAATCACTCCCAAATCATTCAGTGTGCTTAACATGAGTATCTTAATCCTCTCCTTCCCTCTCTTCCTGGTTACAGTAGCGATCACGAGGAAACCAACAGCTCCAAGCACTCTCAATACGTCGCTTTTAAACAAAGCTGCCATTAACAATCGACAGTTTTTTGTGGATGTTCATGTGGATTTCGACCTAATAGACAGTGTTTCCAGAGTGTGGTCGTAGTTTAATTTTTAACTGAATTCCAAGCATTAATAAAATCATTAATAGTTTCAAATCGTTCTTCTCGTTCCTTACTAACTGCTCGTAAAGCGACTTCATAAAGTAATCTATTTGCTTCCCATTTTGAAAAAGAATGATCCATTTCGCCACCAAGTAATCCAAAAGCGATAAATCCTTTGAAAAATCATACAGTACTACCATCATAGAAATCAACCGCAACGTACCCTTTGGACTCCACATATTTATAGAATTCATATATGGTATCAAGTGAATGCAATCTTTTCTCTATGGGTAACTGTTTGAATCTGTAGAAAGGCGATTCAGGATGACTATGTTTTGGATGAACGGCAAACAACCAATTTGAATGTAGGCATTCGCCATTAAACCATTCAAATATAGCTGTATACCCATCTTTCGTTTCAAAATGATCAATAAGACTAATAAGATTTGGATGTTCTAATACAACGGCAGTGCAACCTTTAACCTAGAAATTGCATCTCTAGGGTTTCCGGAAAACTCCATTGGTCTACAACCCGCGTATTTAACAAAAAACTTTTTACCGTTCTTTTCAATTCCGAAACTAATGTTACCAGAATCTTGCTGATCAAACACACAAAAAACGGTACCAATAGATTGAAGCCATGTGAAATCGTGCTGATCCTGGAGTTCAAAAGATACATTGTCTACCTTGAACTTAATCGGCTGTTGATTCATATAATCGTCCCCTCACTTTTTGGGGATTCACGTAGGTTTCCAGGGCTATTTATACGTTATCCTCTGATTTTTATTTGCCCTATTATCGATAAAATGTCTTCTCAGAAGACATCACTCCTCTCATTCCTAATACCATAATTATCCATATAATAACTGCAATTTGCAAACCAAAGTTTAGAAGTTCCCAAGCTGCTTGTAATACTACCAAAGAGTTTTATTTGAGCTAGAATCTTTACCTCTTCTCCATTTTTCGGAGATGATTCGCTAATTAGAGCGTCTCAACCAATTTCTGAATCTTTGAATGGGAAATTAAATATACACTACTATTGAAAAATAATATCTCCATATTTCTCCAAATAATCAATTGGAATAGCAAGGCCTACAGTGATAGATTGGTCCCCCTGTGATGTAATTGTTGTGGCATACACAACTGCAATAACATTCCCCTTATTGTTAATAACAGGGCTGCCGCTGTTTCCACTATGAATTGGCGCCTGTATCATGAGCATGGGAAGCTGGCGACTCTCTGATGGGGTTAATCCTAGCACTGTGCCTTCAGTAGCGATTCGGTAGAATGCTAGCGGATTTCCGATGACATGAATAGGATCGCCCTTTTGATACGCTATCTCTGTTTCTAATTGCAGTGTAGGTAGGTTGTTCACATTGTCTCTAATTTTAAGTATGGAGATATCGATCTTGCTGTCACTTACGATAACATCTGCCGGATATGTTGTTCCATTTAAAAATTGGATAATGCCAGCCTTGTCGTCATCCATGACATGTTGATTCGTAATAATAAGTCCGTTTGGAGCGATATTGAACCCTGTACCTTTCCGACCGCCGGTACTAACATTGACAACGGCTTGCTTATATTGCTGGACCTGTTCATCTTGTGATAACTGTGCATCCTTTTTCAAAAACCGTAGTGTCAGTAGATTATAAATCTGTGGTATAAAAGCGATTAGATTACCGAGTAGCAGAATCACCAGCATAATAATAATTGTTTTTTTGATCCATGTTCTTTTGGGTCGGTGATTCAACTCATCCTCTTCAATGTCATCTTCCGGGTTCCAAAATTCTTCTTCCCATTCAAACGGGACATCGGTACCATTAACTGGATCGGCGGATGTTTTGGGATTATTCAGCTCATCGTTACGGATGGAACCCCCCCCTGCTAATGAGAAATAGAATAAAAAAAATGATTTAACATGATTATACCAAATGTTGACAGACTATGATCGGAAACAAAAGGATATACGTATAATACAAGCAAAACAAGCTACGATCTCATCGGACTGCAAAGACAGCTTGCCAAACCTACTCATTCATGAGATAGTTTATGTTTTGCTAATAAGAATATGATAGTGTCGGAGGCGTAAGTGTGCAACGATATCCTTTCTCCTATGATCCGTCAGAACCGTTCGTCAAGCAGGTCGGCGATTGGGTTGCGGATGTTTTTTATGATGTGTTACCTGAACATGGATTTGATGTCCGTGATGAACAAATATTTATGGCTTACCAATTGGAAAAAGCCTATGCCAATAAGAAAACTATTTTTGCAGAAGCTGGGGTAGGCACGGGAAAAACACTCGTATATCTGCTTTATGCAGTTAATTATGCAAGATATACAGGTAAGCCTGCAGTGATTGCCTGTGCAGATGAGTCGCTCATTGAGCAACTTGTGAAACAGGAAGGAGATATAGCTAAGCTTGCCCGTTATTTGGATTTACAGATTGATGCGCGGCTCGGTAAATCCCCTGATCAATATCTATGTCTCAAAAAAATAGACGGCGTTCGTCTTCAGGATGAAGATGCGGCGGTTATTGAAGACCTGTATGAAAATCTTCCTGATTTTGTTCATTCCCCTGGAACGATGCAATCTTTTTACCCTTACGGCGATCGTAAGGAATACCCACATCTGAATGATGAACAGTGGAATAAGATCAACTGGGATTCATTTCAGGACTGTTTTGTATGTGACAAAAGACATCGTTGCGGCATGACCCTATCTCGGGACCATTATCGAAAATCTACAGACCTTATCATCTGTTCCCATGATTACTACATGGAGCATGTGTGGACCTATGAGGGAAGAAAAAGAGAGGGTCAGCTTCCCCTGCTCCCTGAACATAGTTCAGTCGTCTTTGACGAAGGACATTTACTCGAATCGGCAGCACAACATGCCCTCAGTTATAAGCTGAAGCATAGTGCGTATGAAGAGATTATTACTCGTCTTCTAGATGGAGAAATCCGGGAAACGCTAGCCGAACGAATTGAGGATTCCATTGACCAGAGTCAGCTTGTGTTTTCTCTGGTAGCGGAGCAAAGTACAGCGATACCCGGTTCAGATCGTAAACGAATCCGAATGGATGAGAAACTTCTAAAGGAACTGAATCACTGGAAAAGTACAATTGAAGCTATTGATGAAGAATTGGTCTTTGAGAGTGGCCTGTATACGCTTGATGAATATAAGCTTCGTATCGTTGAAGAGCATCTGGAGATGATCCAAACTGCGCTTCATCTGTTCCGTGAGCCTGAAACCTACATTTGCTGGGCGGAAGAAAATGAGGATGGTTCTGCAACACTCGCCATTATGCCGCAAACCGTCAAAGAAGTGCTGCAGGAACGGGTATTCGGACTTCAGATGCCGATTGTATTCTCTTCAGCAACCTTATCGGTAGATGGATCTTTTGATTACGTAGCGGGAAGTCTCGGCATCAGCGAATTTTTATCTTTTTCTGTGGACTCTCCGTACGATTACGAAAAGCAGATGAAGCTATTAGCACCAAATGAACTGCTGCAAGATGGAGAGATTCGGAGTGAGGTTGCCGCGGCGAAAAAGCTGGCCCTGTCGGCCAAGCTGATCAAACGTACCGAAGGACGAGCTCTATTGTTATTCAGAACAATGAATGAGCTGCGCGAGTTTAAGCAAGCCGCTTCGCACCATCCATACTTCGAATCCTATACCATGCTATATGAAGGTGACCGTGAGATTAGCAGCCTCATAGCTGAGTTCCAAAATACAGAGGAAAGCGTGCTCTGTGCGGCAAGCCTATGGGAGGGTCTGGATGTACCGGGACCTTCATTATCCAACGTTATTATTTGGTCATTGCCTTATCCACCGGAAGATCCTGTATTTATGGCTAAACGGGAAGCTGCTGATTCAGCATATGAAGAAGTAGACCTGCCCTATATGCTGCTTCGCTTACGGCAAGGATTAGGTAGACTCATTCGTTCATCGACGGATCAAGGGAGAGCGGCCATCTTGGATGCAGAAGTTTTGCTCAATCAGCATGTCAAAGAGAGAGTGTTAGCAGTATTGCCAGCTGGAGCTATACTTGAAGTAGAATCGTTGTAGTTGTTTAGACGTCCACGCATGAAAGGTGGCTGTCGACAAGAACATGTATTCTTTGCTGTATGACAAGAAGTCTACCTTGAAGTAAGCGAACAAGTGACCTTTGAGACGTAGAACACAATTGGTTATCAAAATCACTGTGCAAAATTGACCATTACTAGCGGGCAGACCGAAAAAATACCCTGTAAGAGAGACTTTTTAACGGTCTCTCTTATAGGGTACATTTTTACACTAGAACGTCGCCAACCGCTGCTACCTAGAGCATCAGCATACCATATATGAATGGAGCTCTTTATATTGGCTATGTCACCGCAAATGACTTTCCACTTTCCCTAGGGTGGATACATCTTTAAACTTCCCGATTTTTGTGCCGTAAGTTCCCCACATTACGGTAATACCTGAAACTGCGACTACGAGCGTGAGCGCCAGTGCGAATCGAGGACTGATTTCCCAAGCTAATCCCGTAGCGAGCGAACCGACAAAAGAGCCCAAATACTGAACGCTGTTGAAAATACCATTCGTCGTCCCCCGATATCCATCCTCAGCCATATCATTGATGCAGCTTTGTGCAAATGTAGAAACACAGATGTAACAGATCATAAACAGTACACTACCCGCCAAAATAAAGCCGTAGTTAGGTTTATAAAACAAAGCAACGCCAACGGCACAGAGTAAAAATAAGGCCTGCAGTAAAATAAAACGGTAGCCTTTCGCTGCAGTTCGAGCTGAAACTTTTAGGGCGATAATCGCGGTGACTACAGCTGGCATAAACACCTTCCACATGCCGTCTGTCCCGGTGATGTTCTGCAGATACATAGGGAGGATATAAAATACAGCCACCATTACATAATTATTGATGAATGCTGCAGCATTTAGTTTTAAATAAACTTTATTACTGAGAAGGTTGATCAAAAGCGGTTTTATGCCTGCCGGAGCGGTTTCCGAAGCTAATGAGTCCGATGCCGCCTCTTTTTCCTTCCGCGACTCCTTCAAGAAGAACAAAATGATCAGCCAGCTTAAGGTAATGATGAGCGCACACCCTAAGAACATTTCGTTGACCGTTAAAATATGGTGCAGCATCGGTCCAAAGGCAAACGAAGCCGCAGCGGCAAATCCGATACAAGCACTCGTAATGCTCATGGCCTTCAGGCGTAACTGTTCGTTCAGTCCGGAGGAAATCCAGGAAAATACAACAGCGATGACCGCACCGCTTCCTTGTAGCGTCCTAGCCACAATCAGCCCATAGATACTTGTGGCGAAGTAAGCAAGGACAAGCCCGACAATGACCTGCCCAAATCCAATCAGAATCACCTTTTTATTGCCGATTTTATCGCTCCATAGTCCGAATGGAATTTGAAACACCGCCTGAGCTAGACCGAATATGCCCAGCGCCACCCCAGCGAGCGTCGGCGTATAACCGCTGAGAGATTTGGAATACACCGAAATAAACGGCATCACCATCGTCATAGCGACCTGACGAATGCTTACGGCAATGCTTAGTATGAGTAAAAACGCGAGCTCTGTTCGTGAAAAAACGCCTGTTATTCCTTTATCGTTCATTGAATCGTCTGCATCCAATCCTGTGGTATGTCCTGATTAATGATCCACGATTTATCAATATGATCGCGGAAATAGCCCGGCGTCACGACCGCTTTAACCTTAACATGGCCAGTCACTCCCGTTTGCTCGCTTCTTCGTCGCTCCAGCTCGACAAACGTCCCGGGCTTGAACTGCACATAATGCGGCGGTTTTATGATGGTTTGCGAATAATTGCGATAGGCGGTGCGTATCTCCTTTAACACTCCCGCAAAGACGTTCATAAATTCAGTCATTGTTTCCTCGGGTAAAGCCTCCACCATTTCAATACCCAAACAATGGTGAACGAAGCAATCCCGGTCCATCCAACCGAAGAACAAATGAGAACCCACTTTCAACTTGAGCCTGTCGGCGGCTTGATTCACGGCTTGGGCAATCTCCGCTTCGTTCAATTTCTCCCCTGTGATATTGATCATGGACACCGTCCGCCCGATGACTTTAATCATTGGGGGCTCTGTCTCTACAAAACTAACCACATCCCCAGTGGTATACCGGTATAGCCCATTGTGGCCGGTAATGATCATTTCATAAGGAATGTCCCGCTTTACATCCGCCAAAGGATATACCTTGCCGCTATCAAGTTCGCGAAATTCAAAATAATATAAATCCGCGTTCAGCATAAGTCCTGCTTCCCGGTCCGAATTGCCGCAGGCATACGCTCCTTCGGTGCCAGAATAAAAATCACTGACCCAAACCTGGTCGCCAAACACGCGACGGATTTGCGGAATAAACGTATCGTAAGGCACGCCCGTGGACAACATGATACGGAAGTTTGGCCATAACTTTAACAAATCGATGCTGCCATCGCGATTAAGCGCCGCTTCCACAATCTTGTTGTATTCAGGCATGCTGGCAAACAAGCTTGCACCCTGGTTCTTAATATAATTTAAAAAGTTCAACGAGAAGCTAGTGATCCCGGTAATACCGACCACGTCGTGCTTAAGAGCATATTTGGCCATTTCAAACATTTTAAGGTCATAGCACTCTAGTTGCATCACCTGATCGGGAACTGGATTTAAATCCTTTAGAATCGGATCATACGAGCTCATGATGCCTGAAATATAGCCAACGGGTACCCCTTCAATATCCCCGATTCTTCTAGGTCCCACCGTTGATAACACTTTGCCGTCCGTCGGCAAAGACCCACCGGACTGTACATAGCCGATTAAATTCCGCAGAGCCCCTCGATACCACTG comes from the Paenibacillus lentus genome and includes:
- a CDS encoding tyrosine-type recombinase/integrase yields the protein MTKFYYYQQKRISEGTALSYLKALERFFSWLSISSNYQGVRVKWSDNHLAVRAAIEDYLIYKLGCKLRSKEDFQLVIMTRKSPQTINHFLAAIKSFYKTALHLKLYTFQNPLIDAEYNIKIGNKTSLSMRENKPRLPKIAGTEIPSSPSYRKYSDSYFKLVATEWKPSIIADQDLPYIIYRAGSQIGWSLRDEVIIRMLFETGARVSEILELTLGDYRQRINQYEIATHNKGSEKKRTKFLRFSQDLLKLLIRYVNGERKTHAYNKQTFTKLSDNELIFLTRNGDPYNYRTFYYHWIKITEQAKIKMNIHKTRHWFVTSMIRSIYETASDSSQIEMKKKELINYIKWKDPETIKVYEHYFDEAAFRETHEIMAKQMQKYEQEYLSGSLNHGVHNKVANTSLPTEEIEWINEFYKGME
- a CDS encoding ATP-dependent DNA helicase; the encoded protein is MQRYPFSYDPSEPFVKQVGDWVADVFYDVLPEHGFDVRDEQIFMAYQLEKAYANKKTIFAEAGVGTGKTLVYLLYAVNYARYTGKPAVIACADESLIEQLVKQEGDIAKLARYLDLQIDARLGKSPDQYLCLKKIDGVRLQDEDAAVIEDLYENLPDFVHSPGTMQSFYPYGDRKEYPHLNDEQWNKINWDSFQDCFVCDKRHRCGMTLSRDHYRKSTDLIICSHDYYMEHVWTYEGRKREGQLPLLPEHSSVVFDEGHLLESAAQHALSYKLKHSAYEEIITRLLDGEIRETLAERIEDSIDQSQLVFSLVAEQSTAIPGSDRKRIRMDEKLLKELNHWKSTIEAIDEELVFESGLYTLDEYKLRIVEEHLEMIQTALHLFREPETYICWAEENEDGSATLAIMPQTVKEVLQERVFGLQMPIVFSSATLSVDGSFDYVAGSLGISEFLSFSVDSPYDYEKQMKLLAPNELLQDGEIRSEVAAAKKLALSAKLIKRTEGRALLLFRTMNELREFKQAASHHPYFESYTMLYEGDREISSLIAEFQNTEESVLCAASLWEGLDVPGPSLSNVIIWSLPYPPEDPVFMAKREAADSAYEEVDLPYMLLRLRQGLGRLIRSSTDQGRAAILDAEVLLNQHVKERVLAVLPAGAILEVESL
- a CDS encoding S1C family serine protease, producing MNHRPKRTWIKKTIIIMLVILLLGNLIAFIPQIYNLLTLRFLKKDAQLSQDEQVQQYKQAVVNVSTGGRKGTGFNIAPNGLIITNQHVMDDDKAGIIQFLNGTTYPADVIVSDSKIDISILKIRDNVNNLPTLQLETEIAYQKGDPIHVIGNPLAFYRIATEGTVLGLTPSESRQLPMLMIQAPIHSGNSGSPVINNKGNVIAVVYATTITSQGDQSITVGLAIPIDYLEKYGDIIFQ
- a CDS encoding GH3 family domain-containing protein; amino-acid sequence: MITKEHLVERLHDDYEAFRYSLTNIEQTQHHLLMSILRKNASTDVGRRFHFSKIRKAAQYHQTVPVRDYNGYAVDIEAGQRKSGVLTCEPIVHWAKTSGSSGTAKLIPHTRESLDQWYRGALRNLIGYVQSGGSLPTDGKVLSTVGPRRIGDIEGVPVGYISGIMSSYDPILKDLNPVPDQVMQLECYDLKMFEMAKYALKHDVVGITGITSFSLNFLNYIKNQGASLFASMPEYNKIVEAALNRDGSIDLLKLWPNFRIMLSTGVPYDTFIPQIRRVFGDQVWVSDFYSGTEGAYACGNSDREAGLMLNADLYYFEFRELDSGKVYPLADVKRDIPYEMIITGHNGLYRYTTGDVVSFVETEPPMIKVIGRTVSMINITGEKLNEAEIAQAVNQAADRLKLKVGSHLFFGWMDRDCFVHHCLGIEMVEALPEETMTEFMNVFAGVLKEIRTAYRNYSQTIIKPPHYVQFKPGTFVELERRRSEQTGVTGHVKVKAVVTPGYFRDHIDKSWIINQDIPQDWMQTIQ
- a CDS encoding MFS transporter, with protein sequence MNDKGITGVFSRTELAFLLILSIAVSIRQVAMTMVMPFISVYSKSLSGYTPTLAGVALGIFGLAQAVFQIPFGLWSDKIGNKKVILIGFGQVIVGLVLAYFATSIYGLIVARTLQGSGAVIAVVFSWISSGLNEQLRLKAMSITSACIGFAAAASFAFGPMLHHILTVNEMFLGCALIITLSWLIILFFLKESRKEKEAASDSLASETAPAGIKPLLINLLSNKVYLKLNAAAFINNYVMVAVFYILPMYLQNITGTDGMWKVFMPAVVTAIIALKVSARTAAKGYRFILLQALFLLCAVGVALFYKPNYGFILAGSVLFMICYICVSTFAQSCINDMAEDGYRGTTNGIFNSVQYLGSFVGSLATGLAWEISPRFALALTLVVAVSGITVMWGTYGTKIGKFKDVSTLGKVESHLR